A genomic stretch from Campylobacter lari subsp. concheus includes:
- a CDS encoding N-6 DNA methylase, whose protein sequence is MQSKIDKITDILRRDDGISGAMHYSEQISWVLFLKFLDDYEEELKLEAELDEKPYKAILQEKFSWRAWAAPKTNEGKLDVKNALSGSDLLSFVNDELFPYLKSFKDNENFKSIEYKIGGIFEFIDNRIANGHTLREVINLVDELSFSKESDVFALGEVYEKLLKDMGSDGGNSGEFYTPRPLVRAMVEVLDPKAKERIYDPACGSCGFLVESFLHILYEDRAKKKKANLSVEELEFLQNDALFGKEKTPLSYAMGVMNMILHEVKSPNIIKTNTLNKKITDITENEKYEVILANPPFGGKEKDQIQNNFPIKSNATELLFLQHILKSLKNNGRCAIVVPEGVLFQNSNAFVSVKKDLLENFNLECVLSLPSGVFLPYSAVKTNVLFFSKGQRSICGENDESVYYYELVPPFKLTKNKPLEYTHLQEFLKCYKERKITANSYLVSKKELEERNYDLSAKNPNVKEEKTLREVEEILSELEQNQKQAKMLFEKIQKALV, encoded by the coding sequence ATGCAAAGTAAAATCGATAAAATCACAGATATTCTAAGACGCGATGATGGCATAAGCGGTGCTATGCATTATAGTGAGCAGATTAGCTGGGTGCTTTTTTTGAAATTTTTAGATGATTATGAAGAAGAGTTAAAGCTAGAAGCTGAGTTAGATGAAAAGCCTTATAAGGCTATTTTGCAAGAAAAATTCAGTTGGAGGGCTTGGGCAGCACCTAAAACAAACGAAGGAAAGCTTGATGTAAAAAATGCTTTAAGCGGAAGTGATTTACTAAGCTTTGTTAATGATGAGCTTTTTCCATACCTAAAAAGTTTTAAAGATAATGAAAATTTCAAAAGCATAGAGTATAAGATAGGCGGAATTTTTGAATTTATAGACAACCGCATAGCTAATGGCCATACTTTAAGAGAAGTTATAAATTTAGTCGATGAGCTAAGTTTTAGCAAAGAAAGTGATGTATTTGCTTTAGGTGAGGTTTATGAGAAGCTTTTAAAAGACATGGGAAGCGATGGGGGAAATAGCGGGGAGTTTTATACCCCAAGACCTTTGGTTAGAGCCATGGTGGAGGTGCTAGACCCTAAAGCAAAAGAGAGAATTTATGATCCTGCATGTGGGAGTTGTGGGTTTTTAGTAGAGAGTTTTTTGCATATTCTTTATGAAGATAGGGCAAAAAAGAAAAAAGCAAATTTGAGTGTGGAAGAACTTGAATTTTTACAAAATGATGCCTTGTTTGGCAAAGAAAAAACTCCGCTAAGTTATGCAATGGGCGTGATGAATATGATCTTACATGAGGTTAAGTCCCCAAATATCATCAAAACCAATACTCTAAATAAAAAAATCACAGACATAACTGAAAATGAAAAATACGAAGTGATTTTGGCAAATCCTCCTTTTGGTGGCAAAGAAAAAGATCAAATTCAAAATAACTTTCCTATAAAATCAAATGCTACCGAGCTTTTATTCTTACAGCATATTTTAAAGTCTTTGAAAAACAATGGAAGATGTGCCATAGTAGTGCCTGAAGGAGTGCTTTTTCAAAATTCAAATGCCTTTGTGAGTGTAAAAAAAGACTTGCTAGAAAATTTTAATCTCGAATGTGTTTTAAGCTTGCCAAGTGGGGTATTTTTGCCTTATAGTGCAGTAAAAACTAATGTGCTTTTTTTCTCTAAAGGACAAAGAAGTATTTGTGGTGAAAATGATGAGAGTGTGTATTACTATGAGCTTGTACCACCTTTTAAATTGACTAAAAACAAACCTTTAGAATACACACATTTGCAAGAATTTTTAAAATGTTATAAAGAAAGAAAAATCACAGCTAATTCTTATTTGGTAAGTAAAAAAGAACTTGAAGAAAGAAATTATGATTTAAGTGCTAAAAATCCAAACGTAAAAGAAGAAAAAACTTTGCGTGAAGTAGAGGAAATTTTAAGCGAATTAGAGCAAAATCAAAAACAAGCAAAAATGCTTTTTGAGAAAATTCAAAAAGCACTTGTTTAA
- a CDS encoding molybdopterin molybdotransferase MoeA, whose protein sequence is MLTSYSQSLDILYSHIQTYEKIENIALTQCLDRILAIDIKASTNNPQFPTASMDGYAIKFSEQDEPLSIIGEVPAGVFPSFKIQNKECVKTFTGSLMSDGCDTLVPVEKVEIKNGVVCIKEKVPQGFAVRKVGESYTEGEILLTKGTKIGYSEIALLAELGYFHICVFAKPIIGVLSSGSEIKDLGESLEHPAQIRSSNHIAIANMAKKLGAEARIFPLLKDDMQKTPSVLKQALNACDILVTTGGVSMGDFDFLKQAVKEYEIIIDKVNVKPGKHIKIAKFEDKFIFALPGFPYSAMVMFNLYVRELLNAWLLQEKDYVFKAFANTDYKKKSLHLEFVACNIEFKDGKIYANLKGKKQGSSAIINNLNHKAALMIAHDDIKENDLVDIIFMP, encoded by the coding sequence ATGCTAACTTCTTATAGTCAAAGTTTAGATATACTTTATTCACACATACAAACATATGAAAAAATAGAAAACATTGCTTTAACACAGTGCTTAGATAGAATTTTAGCCATAGACATCAAAGCTTCTACCAATAATCCTCAATTTCCCACAGCTTCTATGGATGGCTATGCGATCAAATTTAGCGAGCAAGATGAGCCTTTGTCTATCATAGGCGAAGTACCTGCGGGAGTTTTCCCAAGCTTTAAAATACAAAATAAAGAATGTGTTAAAACCTTTACAGGCTCTTTAATGAGTGATGGTTGTGATACCTTAGTGCCTGTGGAAAAAGTAGAAATTAAAAATGGTGTGGTTTGCATCAAAGAAAAAGTCCCGCAAGGCTTTGCTGTGAGAAAGGTGGGTGAGAGCTACACCGAGGGTGAAATTTTACTCACTAAAGGCACAAAAATAGGCTATAGCGAGATAGCACTTTTAGCCGAACTTGGATATTTTCATATTTGCGTTTTTGCTAAACCTATCATAGGCGTGCTAAGCAGCGGAAGTGAGATCAAAGACTTAGGCGAAAGCTTAGAGCACCCTGCACAAATTCGCTCATCAAACCATATAGCCATAGCTAATATGGCAAAAAAACTTGGTGCTGAAGCTAGAATTTTTCCACTTTTAAAAGATGATATGCAAAAAACCCCGAGTGTTTTAAAACAAGCACTTAATGCGTGTGATATTTTAGTTACCACTGGTGGAGTTTCCATGGGGGATTTTGACTTTTTAAAACAAGCCGTTAAAGAGTATGAAATCATCATAGACAAAGTCAATGTAAAGCCTGGTAAACACATCAAAATAGCCAAATTTGAAGATAAATTCATCTTTGCCCTACCGGGTTTTCCATACTCGGCTATGGTGATGTTTAATTTATATGTGAGAGAACTTTTAAATGCTTGGCTTTTACAAGAAAAAGACTATGTATTTAAGGCATTTGCAAATACTGACTATAAGAAAAAAAGTTTGCATTTAGAATTTGTAGCTTGTAATATAGAATTTAAAGATGGAAAAATTTACGCCAATTTAAAAGGCAAAAAACAAGGCTCAAGTGCCATCATCAACAACCTTAACCACAAAGCTGCACTTATGATAGCACATGATGATATAAAAGAAAATGATTTGGTTGATATAATTTTTATGCCTTAA
- a CDS encoding molybdopterin synthase catalytic subunit: MFELHQGALEIPSIYTRWYEYAKNKNCGALITFCGIVRAEDEIEALSFDIYEPLLRTWFEKWCQKLANENVSLMFAHSIGEVKVHESSYFAGVLSKQRKLGLKLINDFVEDFKASAPIWKYDIINGEKIYAKERSLKLQGAGILSTKD, encoded by the coding sequence ATGTTTGAATTACACCAAGGAGCCTTAGAAATTCCTAGCATTTATACTAGATGGTATGAATATGCTAAAAATAAAAACTGCGGAGCTTTGATCACATTTTGCGGTATAGTGAGAGCTGAAGATGAGATTGAGGCTTTGAGTTTTGATATATATGAGCCTTTATTGAGAACTTGGTTTGAAAAATGGTGCCAAAAACTTGCGAATGAAAATGTAAGCTTAATGTTTGCTCACTCTATTGGTGAGGTTAAGGTACATGAGAGTTCTTATTTTGCTGGAGTTTTAAGCAAGCAAAGAAAACTAGGATTAAAACTAATTAATGATTTTGTAGAAGATTTTAAAGCAAGTGCGCCTATATGGAAATATGATATCATTAATGGCGAAAAAATTTATGCTAAAGAACGCTCTTTGAAACTTCAAGGAGCGGGAATTTTAAGCACTAAGGACTAA
- a CDS encoding molybdopterin synthase, small subunit encodes MVKVEFLGPINKESLELNVSNLKELKAILGQDESLKEWLELCAVALNDEMVFDDETTLKDGDKICLLPPVCGG; translated from the coding sequence ATGGTAAAAGTTGAATTTTTAGGGCCAATTAACAAAGAAAGCTTAGAACTAAATGTAAGCAATCTTAAAGAATTAAAAGCAATTTTAGGGCAAGATGAAAGCTTAAAAGAGTGGCTTGAGCTTTGTGCGGTTGCTTTAAATGATGAAATGGTTTTTGATGATGAAACCACCTTAAAAGATGGGGATAAAATTTGTTTATTACCACCGGTTTGTGGAGGTTGA
- a CDS encoding multicopper oxidase family protein, with product MDRRLFLKFNALSLASISSVYAMGDHSHHNMHSKHTQKDTKEIDTSFIKLENPNIKLLNEKDFPSGQTLANLKLLKNTSTKKNFFRSSIEIKESQIELVKGKKTKCFTYNGSIPGPKIEVYEGDTVEILVKNSLKEPTTIHWHGLDIPPEQDGNPHDPIMPGRERIYRFKLRENSAGTYWYHPHPHYTTAKQVYKGLAGVFVVKAKKDALSHLQEQDWVISDLRLDENAQIPDNNLFDWLNGREGNLVLINGQLKPKITLDKAQRIRIYNFCAARYLNLRIKGAKFILVGTDGGLIEKGIELDELFLSPASRVEVLIKASKGEFKLESTYYDRDKMLIKEEPYTLMLADLKVEKTIENIPEKLREFPPLKEATSFKEVIMSEDHMQMHGISKKSEEEIKKSLASMFLINGKTFDMNRTDLISKLNEVEEWVVKNSSHMDHPFHIHGTQFELISSKFKGKTTKAKFRALQDTINVRPKEELRLRMIQKFTGIRMFHCHILEHEDLGMMGILEIKE from the coding sequence ATGGATAGAAGGTTATTTTTAAAATTTAATGCTTTAAGTTTAGCAAGTATTAGCAGTGTTTATGCAATGGGAGATCATTCTCATCACAATATGCATTCAAAACACACACAAAAAGATACAAAAGAAATTGATACTTCTTTTATTAAACTAGAAAATCCAAACATTAAATTACTCAACGAAAAAGACTTTCCTAGCGGACAAACATTAGCAAATTTAAAACTTCTAAAAAACACAAGCACAAAGAAAAATTTCTTTAGATCAAGTATAGAAATCAAAGAAAGTCAAATAGAACTTGTTAAAGGTAAAAAAACAAAATGCTTTACTTACAATGGCTCTATACCTGGACCTAAAATAGAAGTTTATGAAGGTGATACTGTAGAAATTTTGGTAAAAAATAGTTTAAAAGAACCAACTACTATCCACTGGCATGGACTTGATATACCGCCTGAACAAGATGGTAACCCACATGATCCTATCATGCCGGGTAGAGAAAGAATTTATCGCTTTAAACTTAGAGAAAATTCAGCAGGAACCTACTGGTATCATCCACACCCACACTACACCACAGCAAAGCAAGTTTATAAAGGCTTAGCAGGGGTATTTGTAGTTAAAGCTAAAAAAGATGCGTTGTCGCATTTACAAGAGCAAGATTGGGTGATTAGTGATTTGCGTTTAGATGAAAATGCACAAATTCCTGATAATAATTTATTTGATTGGCTAAATGGTAGAGAAGGAAATTTAGTTCTTATCAATGGACAATTAAAACCAAAAATAACACTTGACAAAGCTCAAAGAATTCGTATTTATAATTTTTGTGCTGCAAGATATTTAAATTTACGCATTAAAGGTGCTAAATTTATTTTAGTAGGAACTGATGGAGGGCTTATAGAAAAAGGTATTGAATTAGATGAGTTATTTTTAAGTCCTGCTTCAAGAGTAGAAGTGCTAATCAAAGCAAGTAAGGGTGAATTTAAACTTGAAAGTACTTATTATGACCGCGATAAAATGCTTATTAAAGAAGAACCTTACACTCTTATGTTAGCTGATCTTAAAGTAGAAAAAACTATAGAAAATATACCTGAAAAACTACGCGAATTTCCACCTTTAAAAGAAGCTACAAGCTTTAAAGAAGTGATTATGAGTGAAGATCACATGCAAATGCATGGTATTAGTAAGAAAAGTGAAGAAGAAATCAAAAAAAGCCTTGCCTCTATGTTTTTAATCAATGGTAAAACATTTGATATGAATAGAACAGATTTAATCTCAAAATTAAATGAAGTAGAAGAATGGGTGGTAAAAAATTCTTCACATATGGATCATCCTTTCCATATACACGGAACACAATTTGAACTCATATCTTCTAAATTTAAGGGTAAAACAACAAAAGCAAAATTCAGAGCATTGCAAGATACGATTAATGTAAGACCTAAAGAAGAATTAAGACTTAGAATGATTCAAAAATTTACCGGTATTAGAATGTTTCACTGCCATATTTTAGAGCATGAAGATCTTGGAATGATGGGAATTTTAGAAATAAAAGAATAA
- the nspC gene encoding carboxynorspermidine decarboxylase gives MLIKNHLDKDFQTPAYILEEDKLRKNCELLAKVSEQSGVKVLLALKGFAFSGAMDIVGEYLSGCTCSGLWEAKFAKEYMDKEIHTFSPAFKEDEIDEIIDLSHHIVFNSFNQFKKFKDKASCKSLGLRCNPELSVAPKELYNPCGRFSRLGIRAIDFENEDLSTLSGLHFHALCEESAHSLELVLNAFEAKFSKFIKNMKWINFGGGHHITKEGYDTQKLINLCKKFSDKYGVQVYLEPGEAVGWQCGTLVASVIDIVENEKKIAILDTSSEAHMPDTIIMPYTSEVLNTRILSSRDGEKYSELKEDEFAYLLGGNTCLAGDIMGEYAFNQELKIGQKIAFLDQIHYSIVKNTTFNGVRLPNLMFLDKNENLSMVREFGYENYSKRN, from the coding sequence ATGCTAATTAAAAATCATCTAGATAAAGACTTTCAAACCCCTGCTTATATTTTAGAAGAAGATAAACTTAGAAAAAATTGTGAGCTTTTAGCTAAAGTGAGCGAGCAAAGTGGAGTAAAAGTTTTGCTTGCTCTAAAGGGTTTTGCCTTTTCAGGTGCTATGGATATAGTGGGTGAGTATTTATCAGGTTGTACTTGCAGTGGGCTTTGGGAAGCTAAATTTGCAAAAGAATATATGGATAAAGAAATTCATACTTTTTCACCTGCTTTTAAAGAGGATGAAATAGATGAAATCATTGATCTTTCACACCATATAGTATTTAACTCTTTTAATCAGTTTAAAAAATTTAAAGACAAAGCAAGTTGCAAATCTCTTGGTTTGCGTTGCAATCCAGAGCTTTCGGTAGCTCCAAAAGAACTTTATAATCCTTGTGGTAGATTTTCAAGATTAGGAATTCGTGCGATTGATTTTGAAAATGAAGATTTAAGTACTTTAAGCGGACTTCATTTTCATGCTTTATGTGAAGAAAGTGCACATTCTTTAGAGCTTGTGTTAAATGCTTTTGAAGCTAAATTTTCAAAATTTATTAAAAATATGAAATGGATTAACTTTGGTGGGGGTCATCATATCACAAAAGAAGGTTATGACACGCAAAAACTAATTAATCTTTGTAAAAAATTTAGCGATAAATACGGTGTACAAGTGTATCTTGAGCCAGGTGAGGCTGTGGGTTGGCAGTGTGGGACTTTAGTTGCAAGTGTGATAGATATAGTAGAAAATGAGAAAAAAATAGCTATTTTAGATACTTCAAGTGAAGCTCATATGCCAGATACTATCATTATGCCTTATACAAGCGAGGTTTTAAATACTAGAATTTTATCAAGTCGTGATGGGGAAAAATATAGTGAGTTAAAAGAAGATGAATTTGCTTATTTACTTGGTGGTAATACTTGTTTAGCAGGGGATATCATGGGCGAGTATGCTTTTAATCAAGAGTTAAAAATAGGGCAAAAAATAGCATTTTTAGATCAAATCCATTATTCTATAGTCAAAAATACTACTTTTAATGGAGTAAGACTTCCAAATTTAATGTTCTTAGACAAGAATGAAAATTTATCTATGGTAAGAGAATTTGGTTATGAAAATTATTCAAAAAGAAACTAA